One genomic segment of Bradyrhizobium prioriisuperbiae includes these proteins:
- a CDS encoding MFS transporter, which yields MSSPNVLGDAAASPSSAVRVSSADGLPGPVWPLLASTAILYASFGLIYGLMQGGLPPLMRARGIDLASIGWAFLMLVPFGLTFLWAPIIDAIRPIRSAPRIGWIVPMQAVIVCTLLIIAQGERFPPFVLLALGILIAFAAATMDVALDALSTASVPAQHRAIAGGLKVAALGLGAILGGGVFVATASQLGWTATFHICAAVSALATVPIVLNRTWDRPAGRSQGLRPDILVVIRKHDMRLRIAFLTLATCSMVALSFFNRIMLVDLGVPVETIGWIVGTGAPLCGLLASLIAIPIVRRSGSGIAILVFAAICLLASAAMIAGVWWHEASPALVGAILMNAGTSGFFVILSATTLGWAQGTQPATDYAVLYGASRLVATLLLIGLANVIAWIGWPIFYIGASTALVIATLLLRRILPDLRAGLPDNTSTPTE from the coding sequence ATGTCTAGTCCCAATGTCCTGGGAGACGCGGCAGCGTCTCCTTCTTCCGCTGTCCGGGTGTCGAGCGCGGACGGGCTACCTGGTCCGGTCTGGCCGCTGCTCGCGTCCACCGCGATCCTCTATGCATCTTTCGGCTTGATCTATGGATTGATGCAGGGTGGTTTGCCCCCGTTGATGCGGGCGCGCGGTATTGATCTCGCGTCGATCGGCTGGGCCTTCCTAATGTTGGTCCCGTTCGGTCTTACATTCCTATGGGCGCCTATCATTGATGCCATTCGCCCTATCCGTTCAGCGCCTCGCATCGGCTGGATCGTGCCGATGCAGGCGGTCATCGTCTGCACGTTGCTTATTATCGCGCAAGGCGAAAGGTTTCCGCCCTTCGTGCTTCTCGCACTCGGAATCCTTATCGCCTTTGCCGCTGCGACGATGGACGTTGCTCTCGACGCACTTTCGACGGCGAGTGTTCCGGCCCAGCATCGGGCGATTGCGGGGGGCTTGAAAGTTGCTGCGCTGGGGCTTGGCGCGATCCTGGGCGGAGGCGTCTTTGTCGCGACGGCGAGTCAACTTGGTTGGACTGCGACCTTCCATATCTGCGCGGCCGTCTCGGCACTAGCAACCGTGCCGATCGTGCTAAACCGCACATGGGACCGCCCGGCAGGACGCTCACAAGGGCTGCGCCCCGACATTCTCGTTGTGATCCGCAAACACGACATGCGGCTACGAATAGCGTTCCTGACGCTTGCTACCTGCTCCATGGTTGCGCTGTCCTTCTTCAATCGTATCATGCTGGTGGACCTTGGCGTGCCGGTCGAGACAATCGGCTGGATCGTCGGCACCGGCGCACCGCTTTGCGGTCTATTAGCCTCGCTGATCGCCATTCCGATCGTGCGCCGAAGTGGTTCGGGTATCGCCATCCTCGTCTTCGCCGCTATTTGCCTTCTCGCTTCCGCTGCAATGATCGCCGGTGTTTGGTGGCACGAAGCCTCGCCCGCTCTGGTCGGGGCAATCCTGATGAACGCAGGAACGAGCGGGTTCTTTGTCATCCTGAGCGCAACGACGCTCGGCTGGGCACAAGGCACTCAGCCGGCGACGGATTACGCGGTGCTCTACGGTGCAAGCAGGCTCGTTGCCACATTGCTTCTGATCGGCCTCGCCAACGTCATCGCCTGGATTGGTTGGCCGATATTCTACATCGGCGCGAGCACCGCTCTCGTAATCGCGACGCTGCTGCTGCGCCGGATTTTGCCCGATCTTCGCGCTGGACTGCCCGACAACACTTCAACGCCAACGGAATGA
- a CDS encoding NAD(P)-dependent oxidoreductase: MNIVIFGASGRMGHLLVQQALDHDHEVVAYVRDATKLRIIDTRLRVVVGTLDDDTAIEQATRSADAVIEGVGAVSDGTRRIVAAMQRTNVRRLVAVSTCSVPDPADLPDLKFKALVAFVKTAAPGPYGEIRRAAELVRASGLDWTLVRVARLGNGPATGRIKTGHYGHGIVDLSITRADMAAFLLAQVTDRTYLNQAPAISN, translated from the coding sequence ATGAACATCGTAATTTTCGGGGCAAGCGGGCGTATGGGCCATTTGCTGGTGCAACAGGCGCTAGACCATGACCACGAGGTCGTCGCTTATGTCCGCGACGCCACAAAATTGCGCATCATCGATACCCGGCTCCGTGTCGTCGTTGGGACACTCGACGACGACACGGCGATCGAGCAGGCGACTCGCAGCGCCGATGCCGTGATCGAGGGCGTCGGCGCCGTGAGCGACGGTACCCGACGCATCGTCGCAGCCATGCAGCGCACCAACGTTCGCCGGCTGGTTGCCGTTTCGACCTGCAGCGTGCCGGATCCGGCCGATCTGCCCGACCTCAAGTTCAAGGCGCTCGTCGCTTTCGTGAAGACGGCCGCGCCGGGCCCTTACGGAGAAATCCGGCGAGCGGCAGAACTGGTCCGCGCATCAGGCCTCGACTGGACCCTGGTTCGAGTGGCCAGGCTTGGCAACGGCCCCGCGACCGGCCGGATCAAGACCGGTCATTACGGCCACGGCATCGTCGACCTCTCCATCACCCGCGCCGACATGGCCGCGTTTCTGTTGGCTCAAGTGACAGACCGCACCTACCTTAATCAGGCACCGGCAATCAGCAATTGA